One genomic window of [Clostridium] scindens ATCC 35704 includes the following:
- a CDS encoding FtsW/RodA/SpoVE family cell cycle protein → MARKKETRKKRTNAVSYFDYSLLAVLIFLSCFGLVMLYSTSAYSALVNYGDSMHYFKRQILFCIVGFIGMYIVMKIDYHAYIKWAKPIYFFSVFMMLLVKTPLGKEVNGAKRWIKLPFDQQLQPSEIAKIAVILFIPVLICKMGKEIKTLRGIGQVLLWGGFSAACVLFLTDNLSTAIIVMGISCIMVFVVHPKTKPFIAIVIAGLAVILVGVKILGMALATSENFRLRRILVWLNPEEHASEGGYQIMQALYAIGSGGFFGKGLGNSAQKMIIPEVQNDMILSIICEELGVFGAIIVLVLFGMLLFRLLFIAQNAPDLYGSLIVTGIFAHIALQVVLNVAVVINLIPTTGITLPFISYGGTSILFLMAEMGIALGVSQRIKISE, encoded by the coding sequence ATGGCTAGAAAAAAAGAAACAAGAAAAAAGCGAACAAATGCCGTCAGTTATTTTGACTATAGCTTGCTGGCCGTGCTGATATTCCTGTCCTGTTTCGGCCTGGTGATGCTGTATAGCACAAGCGCCTACAGCGCTTTGGTAAATTATGGGGACAGCATGCATTATTTTAAGCGGCAGATTCTGTTCTGCATCGTTGGATTTATCGGCATGTATATAGTTATGAAGATAGACTATCATGCCTATATTAAATGGGCAAAGCCGATTTATTTCTTCTCCGTATTCATGATGCTTTTGGTAAAGACGCCTCTCGGAAAAGAGGTAAATGGCGCCAAGCGCTGGATCAAGCTTCCTTTTGATCAGCAACTGCAGCCATCGGAGATTGCGAAGATTGCAGTGATTCTGTTCATACCGGTGCTGATCTGCAAGATGGGCAAGGAGATAAAGACGCTAAGAGGCATTGGACAGGTCCTCCTGTGGGGCGGCTTCTCTGCGGCCTGCGTCCTTTTTCTTACAGATAACCTGAGTACTGCCATTATCGTTATGGGAATCTCATGCATTATGGTATTCGTCGTACATCCGAAGACGAAGCCCTTCATCGCCATCGTTATTGCCGGACTGGCAGTGATTCTGGTGGGAGTGAAGATACTGGGAATGGCGCTTGCAACCAGCGAGAACTTCCGCCTGCGAAGAATTCTGGTATGGCTGAATCCGGAAGAGCATGCCTCAGAGGGCGGATACCAGATCATGCAGGCCCTCTATGCCATTGGTTCCGGAGGATTCTTCGGCAAGGGACTGGGCAACAGCGCACAGAAGATGATCATTCCCGAAGTGCAGAATGATATGATTCTTTCTATTATATGTGAGGAACTGGGCGTGTTCGGAGCGATCATCGTCCTGGTGCTATTCGGAATGCTGCTGTTTCGACTTCTGTTTATTGCCCAGAATGCGCCGGATCTTTATGGATCCTTGATCGTAACAGGAATCTTTGCCCATATCGCCCTTCAGGTAGTATTGAATGTGGCGGTTGTCATCAATCTGATTCCTACGACGGGAATCACGCTTCCGTTTATCAGTTACGGAGGAACCTCGATTCTGTTTTTGATGGCGGAGATGGGGATTGCGCTGGGGGTATCGCAGAGAATCAAAATCAGCGAATAA
- a CDS encoding peptidoglycan D,D-transpeptidase FtsI family protein encodes MAKQTKTFFKKRFSKRMQKKLVMLFVAIVLAFVFLVGRITYINAASGDKYTKVVLDQQQYDSRTIPFKRGDIVDRNGTKMATSERVYNVILDVKVMMSDKDYIEPTIEVLKDCFGIEEDKVRELMDKSPSSRYNILQKGVDYAKAKEFEKIDKDDKKYPDVKGIWLEEDYIRTYPYNTLASDVIGFTVDGNVGSNGIEASYNSILNGTDGREYGYLDDSSSFERTVKEADNGSTVVSTIDLQVQNIVEKHILEFNDEHKNETTPGEGSKNTAVIVMNPQNGEILAEASYPNYDLNNPRDMSKYYSEEELAAMPDDEKIEKLNELWNNFCISDTYEPGSTFKPFTIAAGLETGILTGDENYVCGGVLHVGDHDIHCSNRDGHGPQTLKQSLENSCNVALMEIGQSIGTEEFCRYQKLFGFGEYTGIDLPGEGSTEGLLYTPENMDAASLATNAFGQNFNVTMTQMVAAFSSLINGGDYYKPHVVKQIQDDNGNVTENRDPVLMKKTVSKETSDILKDYMLGVVQEGTGSLAAVEGYDVGGKTGTAEKLPRGNGKYLVSFIGYAPQENPEVVVYVVVDEPNVPGQASSSYATELSSKIMTEIFPYLGIEKSADAEGN; translated from the coding sequence ATGGCAAAACAGACAAAAACTTTCTTTAAGAAAAGATTTTCCAAACGAATGCAAAAAAAGCTAGTAATGCTCTTCGTGGCAATTGTACTAGCTTTTGTTTTCTTAGTTGGCAGAATAACCTATATCAACGCAGCCAGCGGAGACAAGTACACGAAGGTGGTTCTGGATCAGCAGCAGTATGACAGCAGGACCATTCCTTTTAAAAGGGGAGATATCGTGGACCGCAACGGTACGAAGATGGCAACCAGCGAAAGGGTCTATAACGTGATCCTGGATGTGAAGGTTATGATGAGCGATAAGGATTATATCGAGCCGACGATTGAAGTGCTGAAGGACTGTTTTGGAATCGAAGAAGACAAGGTACGGGAACTGATGGATAAGAGCCCGTCCAGCAGATATAATATATTGCAGAAAGGCGTGGATTACGCCAAGGCAAAGGAATTTGAGAAAATAGACAAGGATGACAAGAAATATCCGGATGTGAAGGGAATCTGGCTGGAGGAAGACTATATCAGGACGTATCCTTACAACACGCTTGCCAGCGATGTTATCGGCTTTACCGTCGATGGAAACGTAGGCAGCAATGGAATCGAGGCATCCTATAATTCCATCCTCAATGGAACGGATGGAAGAGAGTATGGGTATCTGGATGATAGTTCCTCCTTCGAGCGTACGGTCAAGGAGGCTGATAACGGCAGCACAGTGGTTTCTACCATTGACCTCCAGGTGCAGAATATCGTGGAAAAGCACATTCTGGAATTTAATGATGAGCACAAGAATGAGACGACTCCGGGCGAGGGAAGCAAGAATACGGCGGTTATCGTAATGAATCCTCAAAATGGAGAGATCCTTGCAGAAGCCTCCTATCCGAATTATGACTTGAACAATCCAAGGGATATGTCGAAATATTACTCGGAAGAAGAACTCGCCGCAATGCCGGATGATGAAAAGATTGAAAAGCTGAATGAACTGTGGAATAATTTCTGCATCAGCGATACCTACGAGCCAGGCTCCACATTCAAGCCATTTACCATTGCCGCGGGACTGGAAACCGGGATTCTGACCGGGGACGAGAATTATGTATGCGGCGGCGTGCTTCATGTAGGCGACCACGACATCCACTGCAGCAACAGGGATGGACACGGCCCGCAGACTTTGAAGCAGTCTCTTGAAAATTCCTGCAACGTCGCGCTGATGGAAATCGGCCAGAGCATTGGCACGGAAGAATTCTGCCGTTATCAGAAACTATTTGGATTTGGGGAATATACCGGGATTGACCTTCCGGGAGAAGGATCTACCGAAGGACTTCTGTATACGCCTGAGAATATGGATGCGGCCAGCCTTGCTACCAACGCATTTGGCCAGAACTTTAATGTGACGATGACCCAGATGGTGGCTGCTTTCAGCTCACTGATCAATGGAGGGGACTATTATAAGCCCCATGTGGTAAAACAGATACAGGATGACAACGGCAATGTGACGGAGAACAGGGATCCTGTATTGATGAAAAAGACGGTATCCAAGGAGACCAGCGATATCTTGAAAGATTATATGCTGGGCGTTGTTCAGGAAGGTACTGGCTCCCTGGCAGCTGTAGAAGGCTATGATGTGGGCGGTAAGACGGGAACAGCGGAGAAACTGCCCAGGGGCAACGGAAAGTATCTGGTATCTTTCATCGGATATGCGCCCCAGGAAAATCCGGAGGTAGTGGTATATGTAGTCGTAGATGAGCCGAATGTGCCGGGACAGGCCTCTAGTTCCTATGCGACGGAACTGTCCTCCAAGATCATGACGGAGATCTTCCCTTATCTGGGAATAGAAAAATCAGCGGACGCTGAGGGAAATTAG
- a CDS encoding DegV family protein, with product MSYKIIVDSCGELTEDMKASGYFETASLEIDVAGHHIIDDETFDQAGFLKLVASSPECPKSSCPSPERYMQGYCCDADHVYAVTLSAELSGSYNSAMLGKNLYHEEHGEKDIYVFNSRSASVGETLIAMKIAECEEKGMEFQKIVDEVEAYIAQQDTYFVLETLETLRKNGRLTGLKAIVATALNIKPVMGATEDGVIKQLGQARGVKKALIKMADHVVENLKNSKDKILAISHCNCPDRAEYVKEMLMAKAQFRDVVILDTAGISSMYASDGGIIVVV from the coding sequence ATGAGTTATAAGATCATTGTTGACAGTTGTGGAGAATTGACAGAAGATATGAAGGCGTCCGGATATTTTGAGACGGCATCATTAGAGATAGATGTAGCAGGACACCATATTATCGATGACGAGACATTTGACCAGGCAGGCTTTCTGAAACTGGTGGCATCCTCGCCGGAATGTCCCAAGTCATCCTGCCCATCTCCGGAAAGATATATGCAAGGATACTGCTGTGATGCGGATCATGTATATGCGGTAACCCTGTCGGCAGAATTAAGCGGTTCTTACAACAGCGCCATGCTGGGGAAGAATCTGTATCATGAAGAGCATGGAGAGAAAGATATCTATGTGTTTAATTCACGGTCCGCATCAGTGGGAGAGACCCTGATAGCCATGAAGATTGCCGAGTGCGAGGAAAAAGGCATGGAGTTTCAGAAAATCGTAGACGAGGTGGAAGCATATATCGCCCAGCAGGACACGTATTTTGTACTGGAGACTCTGGAGACGCTAAGAAAGAACGGACGGCTTACAGGCCTTAAGGCGATCGTGGCCACGGCGCTTAATATCAAGCCGGTTATGGGCGCTACTGAGGATGGAGTGATCAAGCAGCTGGGACAGGCCAGAGGAGTCAAGAAAGCGCTGATAAAGATGGCGGATCACGTGGTGGAAAATCTGAAGAATTCCAAGGATAAGATATTGGCGATTTCCCATTGCAACTGCCCGGACAGAGCGGAATATGTGAAGGAGATGCTGATGGCAAAGGCGCAGTTCAGGGATGTGGTGATCCTTGATACGGCGGGAATCAGCAGCATGTATGCGTCCGACGGGGGCATAATTGTGGTTGTATAA
- the mraZ gene encoding division/cell wall cluster transcriptional repressor MraZ: MLKGEYSHNIDAKGRLIIPAKFRDDLGEHFVITKGMENCLYVYPEDEWNTFEEKLNALPTTTDKKARALAYFFIGSATDGDLDKQGRTLVPSVLRDFAKLDKEVVFIGMGKRAEIWDKARWDEKNAEVELNIEDIASDMEASGFSI; the protein is encoded by the coding sequence ATGTTGAAAGGAGAGTACAGTCATAATATTGATGCAAAAGGCAGATTGATCATTCCGGCCAAGTTTCGTGACGATCTAGGGGAGCATTTCGTCATAACAAAAGGAATGGAAAATTGCCTCTATGTATACCCGGAAGACGAATGGAACACCTTTGAAGAGAAACTTAACGCCTTACCCACGACCACAGATAAAAAAGCCCGCGCGCTTGCATACTTCTTTATAGGAAGCGCAACTGACGGAGACTTGGATAAGCAGGGAAGAACGCTTGTCCCTTCCGTTTTGAGAGATTTTGCCAAACTGGATAAAGAAGTAGTATTCATCGGCATGGGGAAGCGTGCCGAGATTTGGGACAAAGCAAGATGGGATGAAAAGAATGCTGAAGTGGAACTTAACATTGAAGATATTGCATCTGATATGGAAGCCAGCGGATTCAGTATCTAG
- the rsmH gene encoding 16S rRNA (cytosine(1402)-N(4))-methyltransferase RsmH, with protein MEFEHKSVLLDETINGLNIKPDGIYVDGTLGGGGHAYEVCTRLGTKGSIIGIDQDAAAIEAADARLNDFGEKVTIVRSNYCDMKSRLHELGIDKVDGIILDLGVSSYQLDTAERGFSYREDAPLDMRMDTRQKMTARDIVNDYSEMDLYRVIRDYGEDKFAKNIAKHIVAQRGKGPIETTGQLTEIIRGAIPMKYQKKSGHPAKRTFQAIRIELNRELEVLRDTLDDMIELLNPGGRLCIITFHSLEDRIVKSAFKKNENPCTCPPDFPVCVCGNVSKGSIVTRKPILPSKYEMEANSRSKSAKLRIFERR; from the coding sequence ATGGAATTCGAGCACAAGTCAGTATTACTGGATGAGACAATCAATGGATTAAACATCAAGCCGGATGGCATCTATGTAGATGGGACGCTTGGTGGAGGCGGACATGCCTATGAAGTATGCACACGCCTCGGAACAAAGGGGAGTATTATAGGAATAGACCAGGACGCGGCGGCCATCGAGGCTGCAGACGCCCGTTTAAATGACTTCGGGGAGAAAGTCACCATAGTCAGGAGCAACTATTGTGATATGAAGTCGCGGCTCCATGAACTGGGAATTGACAAGGTCGACGGAATCATCCTGGATCTGGGCGTATCATCTTATCAATTGGATACGGCAGAACGTGGATTTTCCTATCGAGAAGATGCGCCTCTGGACATGCGGATGGATACACGTCAGAAAATGACAGCCAGGGACATCGTCAATGACTACAGCGAGATGGATCTTTACCGTGTGATCAGAGATTACGGGGAGGATAAGTTTGCCAAGAACATTGCCAAACATATCGTAGCCCAGCGCGGTAAAGGTCCCATCGAGACGACAGGCCAGCTGACAGAGATTATCAGAGGGGCCATACCAATGAAGTACCAGAAGAAGTCTGGGCATCCGGCAAAGCGGACGTTCCAGGCTATCCGTATTGAATTGAACCGGGAACTGGAGGTTCTAAGAGATACACTGGACGACATGATCGAACTATTGAATCCGGGTGGAAGGCTATGCATTATCACGTTCCACTCGCTGGAAGACAGGATTGTAAAGAGCGCATTCAAGAAGAATGAGAATCCTTGCACCTGTCCGCCGGATTTTCCTGTATGTGTATGCGGGAACGTATCAAAGGGGAGTATTGTTACTAGAAAGCCCATCCTTCCAAGCAAGTATGAGATGGAGGCAAACAGCCGCTCAAAGAGCGCGAAGCTTCGTATCTTTGAGAGAAGATAA
- a CDS encoding peptidoglycan D,D-transpeptidase FtsI family protein, which produces MKNKTYNKKKIFVVFICAAAIILALVGRLVYLMVFDAQYYQKKAEALHEREREIKAARGEIVDAGGTVLATNKTVCTISVIHSQVKDPETVIRELSAALEMDETTVRARVEKVSSMERIKANVDKATGDKIRNLELEGVKVDEDFKRYYPYNELASKVLGFTGGDNQGIIGLEVKYEEYLKGINGTILTTTDARGVELDGVAEDRVEPVAGNTLQVSLDYNIQMYAQQMAEKVMEEKQADKVAILLMNPQNGEILAMVNVPEFNLNEPFTLNSGESGDSMTDEKKQEALNQMWRNGCINDTYEPGSTFKIITASACLEEGVVHLDDTFSCPGYRVVEDRKIRCHKVGGHGSETFVQGIQNSCNPVFIDIGLRLGVDRFYDYFGQFGLMDMTGVDLPGEAGTIMHKKENIGLVELATMSFGQSFQITPMQMATTVSSLINGGRRVTPHFGVRVLDSKGKEIEEFRYKEKKNIVSEETSATMRMLLESVVSEGSGKNAKVEGFRIGGKTATSQTLPRSANKYISSFIGFAPADNPQVLGMCVIYNPQGVYYGGTIAAPVIGNIFENILPYLGIEKQ; this is translated from the coding sequence ATGAAGAATAAAACGTATAACAAGAAAAAGATATTCGTAGTATTCATCTGCGCGGCTGCAATCATTCTGGCGCTGGTGGGGAGGCTGGTCTATCTGATGGTATTTGATGCCCAGTACTACCAGAAGAAGGCGGAAGCCCTTCATGAGAGGGAGCGGGAGATCAAGGCGGCCAGAGGAGAGATTGTGGATGCGGGAGGCACCGTCCTGGCTACTAATAAGACGGTCTGTACCATCTCTGTGATCCATAGCCAGGTAAAAGATCCGGAAACCGTAATCCGGGAACTTTCCGCTGCCCTTGAGATGGACGAGACGACGGTGCGAGCCAGGGTGGAGAAGGTGTCTTCTATGGAGCGGATCAAGGCGAATGTGGATAAGGCTACCGGGGATAAGATTCGAAACCTGGAATTGGAAGGCGTGAAGGTGGATGAAGATTTCAAACGATACTATCCTTATAACGAACTGGCCTCCAAGGTCCTTGGATTTACCGGCGGAGATAACCAGGGAATTATCGGACTCGAGGTAAAGTATGAGGAATATTTAAAGGGAATTAATGGAACGATATTGACGACAACGGATGCCAGAGGCGTGGAACTTGACGGGGTGGCGGAAGACAGGGTGGAGCCGGTAGCGGGAAATACGCTTCAGGTAAGCCTGGATTATAATATCCAGATGTATGCCCAGCAGATGGCGGAAAAGGTAATGGAAGAAAAGCAGGCAGACAAGGTGGCTATCCTGCTTATGAATCCGCAGAACGGGGAGATACTTGCCATGGTAAATGTGCCTGAGTTCAACCTGAACGAGCCCTTCACCTTGAATTCGGGAGAAAGCGGCGATTCTATGACGGATGAAAAGAAGCAGGAAGCCTTGAACCAGATGTGGAGGAATGGATGTATCAATGATACCTATGAGCCAGGCTCCACCTTTAAGATCATCACTGCATCCGCCTGCCTGGAGGAAGGCGTGGTTCATCTGGATGATACATTCAGCTGTCCCGGATACCGGGTGGTGGAGGATCGCAAGATCCGCTGCCATAAAGTAGGAGGGCATGGATCAGAGACTTTTGTCCAGGGCATTCAGAATTCTTGCAATCCTGTATTCATTGATATCGGGCTGAGGCTGGGAGTGGACCGGTTCTACGACTATTTCGGGCAGTTCGGGCTGATGGATATGACAGGCGTAGACCTTCCGGGCGAGGCAGGAACGATCATGCATAAGAAGGAGAATATAGGGCTTGTGGAACTGGCGACGATGAGTTTTGGCCAGTCTTTCCAGATTACCCCGATGCAGATGGCAACTACGGTCAGTTCCTTAATCAACGGGGGAAGAAGAGTGACGCCCCACTTCGGGGTAAGGGTCCTGGATTCGAAAGGAAAAGAAATAGAAGAGTTCCGCTACAAAGAAAAAAAGAATATCGTATCAGAAGAGACTTCCGCTACCATGCGCATGCTTCTGGAGAGCGTGGTATCCGAAGGATCCGGGAAAAACGCCAAGGTGGAAGGTTTCCGGATAGGCGGGAAGACGGCTACCTCCCAGACGCTGCCACGAAGCGCCAATAAATATATCTCTTCGTTCATTGGGTTTGCACCTGCGGATAACCCGCAGGTGCTGGGGATGTGCGTCATATATAATCCGCAGGGAGTCTATTATGGCGGGACGATCGCAGCGCCTGTCATAGGGAACATATTTGAGAATATATTGCCCTATCTTGGCATTGAAAAACAATAG
- the mraY gene encoding phospho-N-acetylmuramoyl-pentapeptide-transferase gives MDYKVFIPVLISFALCVIMGPVIIPILRRLKMGQTEREDGVKSHLKKAGTPTMGGVIILLSIVITSVFYIKDYPKILPILFVTLGFGLIGFLDDYLKVVMRRSDGLYPKQKMALQIVVTAIFAFYILKFTDVSLAMLLPFSGGKYLNIGWLAVPVMFIAVIGTVNGVNFTDGLDGLASSVTVLVATFFTVVAIGTKSGISPITCAVVGALLGFLLFNVYPASVFMGDTGSLALGGFVASTAYMLQMPIFIIIVGLVYLVEVVSVIIQVTYFKKTGGKRFFKMAPIHHHFELCGWSETKVVAVFSIITAILCLIALMAM, from the coding sequence ATGGATTATAAAGTATTTATACCAGTGTTGATATCCTTTGCATTGTGCGTAATTATGGGGCCGGTGATCATACCGATATTAAGAAGGCTTAAGATGGGCCAGACAGAGCGGGAAGACGGCGTAAAGTCCCATCTTAAGAAGGCAGGGACGCCTACCATGGGAGGCGTCATTATACTTCTGAGTATTGTGATTACTTCTGTGTTCTACATCAAGGATTATCCCAAAATCCTTCCTATATTATTTGTAACCTTGGGATTTGGCTTGATTGGCTTTTTGGATGATTACCTGAAAGTGGTGATGAGGCGCTCGGACGGATTATACCCGAAGCAGAAGATGGCCCTGCAGATTGTTGTTACCGCCATCTTTGCATTCTATATCCTGAAATTTACGGATGTATCCCTTGCGATGCTGCTTCCGTTTTCCGGCGGAAAATATCTGAATATAGGCTGGCTTGCAGTTCCGGTCATGTTCATTGCGGTAATCGGAACCGTAAACGGCGTAAACTTTACAGACGGCCTGGATGGCCTTGCTTCCAGCGTTACCGTGCTGGTAGCCACATTCTTCACGGTGGTTGCAATCGGAACCAAGAGTGGCATCTCGCCGATTACGTGCGCGGTGGTAGGAGCGCTTCTTGGCTTCCTGCTGTTCAATGTATATCCGGCCAGCGTGTTCATGGGAGATACGGGATCCCTGGCGTTGGGAGGATTCGTGGCTTCCACGGCATATATGCTGCAGATGCCCATATTTATCATTATTGTAGGCCTGGTGTATCTGGTGGAAGTGGTATCTGTCATAATCCAGGTGACATATTTTAAAAAGACCGGCGGCAAGAGGTTCTTTAAGATGGCGCCGATACATCATCATTTTGAACTGTGCGGATGGTCTGAGACAAAGGTTGTGGCAGTATTTTCTATTATTACGGCAATCCTGTGCCTGATTGCATTAATGGCTATGTAG
- the murD gene encoding UDP-N-acetylmuramoyl-L-alanine--D-glutamate ligase gives MEVKERKFLVFGSGISGIGAAKLLAQHGAQVVLYDGNEKLDKAGLLSSLGGGPKTSVVLGSFPEDLLDGLDMVILSPGVPTDLPVVEEMRKRGIQVIGEVELAYAFGKGDVLAITGTNGKTTTTSLLGEIMKNYQDDVYIVGNIGNPYTAVAGQMNENTITVAEMSSFQLESIVDFRPKVSAILNFTPDHLNRHHTMEAYVNAKKNIARNQGPQDYCILNYEDGLTREFGKKVKAQVLYFSSQRKLEKGIYLEDGNIIYRDGEEVSVCRVDELQLLGTHNYENVMAAVAMAYVYGVPMETIRKSIKEFKGVEHRIEYVTEKNGVAYYNDSKGTNPDAAIKGIQAMNRPTVLIGGGYDKDSAYTDWIESFDGKVKKLVLLGATKEKIAKDANACGFKDYLFADTFEEAVLTAAKIAMPGDAVLLSPACASWDMFPSYEVRGEKFKEIVNSL, from the coding sequence ATGGAAGTAAAAGAGAGAAAATTCCTGGTGTTTGGATCTGGAATCAGTGGAATAGGAGCAGCAAAGCTGCTTGCGCAGCATGGCGCGCAGGTGGTGCTGTATGACGGCAATGAGAAATTGGATAAAGCAGGACTGCTAAGCAGCCTTGGGGGAGGCCCGAAGACATCGGTGGTACTGGGAAGTTTTCCGGAAGATCTGCTGGATGGCCTGGATATGGTAATCTTAAGTCCCGGCGTTCCTACAGACCTTCCCGTGGTGGAAGAGATGAGAAAGCGGGGCATCCAGGTGATCGGCGAGGTAGAACTTGCCTATGCGTTTGGCAAAGGCGATGTTCTGGCGATCACCGGCACCAATGGGAAGACCACGACGACCTCCCTGCTGGGCGAGATCATGAAGAATTACCAGGATGATGTATACATTGTCGGCAATATAGGCAATCCCTATACGGCCGTGGCAGGACAGATGAATGAAAATACGATTACGGTAGCCGAGATGAGCAGTTTCCAGTTGGAAAGCATCGTGGACTTTCGCCCGAAGGTGAGCGCGATTCTTAACTTTACGCCGGATCATCTCAATCGACACCATACCATGGAAGCCTATGTGAACGCGAAAAAGAATATTGCCAGAAATCAGGGCCCGCAGGACTATTGCATCCTGAATTATGAAGACGGCCTGACAAGAGAATTTGGAAAGAAAGTCAAAGCACAGGTTCTATATTTCAGCAGCCAGCGTAAACTAGAAAAGGGAATCTATCTTGAGGATGGCAATATCATCTATAGGGACGGCGAAGAAGTCAGCGTATGCCGCGTAGATGAACTGCAGCTTCTTGGAACCCATAATTACGAGAACGTAATGGCAGCCGTTGCCATGGCTTATGTTTATGGCGTGCCTATGGAGACCATCCGCAAAAGCATCAAGGAGTTCAAGGGAGTAGAGCATAGGATCGAATATGTGACGGAGAAGAACGGGGTCGCCTATTACAATGATTCCAAGGGTACCAACCCAGATGCCGCGATCAAGGGCATCCAGGCCATGAACAGGCCGACGGTGCTGATCGGAGGAGGATACGACAAGGATTCCGCCTACACGGATTGGATTGAAAGTTTTGACGGAAAAGTGAAAAAACTGGTGCTTCTTGGGGCAACGAAAGAGAAGATCGCAAAAGATGCAAATGCCTGCGGATTCAAGGATTACCTGTTTGCAGATACATTTGAAGAGGCGGTGCTTACGGCAGCGAAGATCGCCATGCCAGGGGATGCAGTACTGCTATCGCCGGCATGCGCAAGCTGGGATATGTTCCCAAGTTATGAAGTACGCGGAGAGAAGTTCAAAGAGATTGTAAATTCCTTATAA